A region of Anguilla anguilla isolate fAngAng1 chromosome 18, fAngAng1.pri, whole genome shotgun sequence DNA encodes the following proteins:
- the LOC118218324 gene encoding uncharacterized protein LOC118218324, with translation MLIPAIFKTQLASVMDLLAKAVVVEMEKLFDDCLSSSVKFRLKMCSKNQKPNSQLMDSEFRTDRMLSIMETLTKEAMEKINKLLDQSPAMIQLERIPSVSRGRAMEGSENALRCSVVVQVGEGFRRAGVSEERPPTSSLWSDGEPSSAEGETTPRQSVITRDQPPHTEEQKGESPHGKEGRIGEEVPNDDLQEPLTFRERHAVKSGADAGETLSNEHAERYTEEPGVQPTPSESQEECVSQPSPVKLNSVIDNTHNSTLSTAKNTKARREASNGEKRFHCTQCGRTFLKRCYLKAHQVVHTEERPFSCAQCGKSFRSKMNLGVHQLTVHKGEKPFGCEHCGKTFGMRSHLKAHQRLYTAETPFSCSLCGKDFRVKCGLKLHRQMAHEGERPYHCAQCEKLFSTPSELKAHQVVHTGDRPYSCTKCGKGFTAKRSLSVHQLTVHDGERPHSCDRCGKSCGTKSGLKTHQRLHTGEKPYQCFECGKSFSHQTSWKTHQVVHTREKAFCCDVCGKSFSILSNLHRHQRTHTGEKAFSCAVCGKNFTQASHLKVHQTIHTGEKRFACETCGKRFSQKSALKSHRRVHTGEKPYTCDTCGQSYSSASYFSRHKLIHTGEKLHSCTECGKTFTRESSLYLHKRTHTGEKPYGCNECEASFSLVQNLRRHQQIHTGEKPFSCATCGKWFRQANNLKAHEQIHMGERGHTCDKCGRSFACSRKLKEHKCVCLISNLEDLKLINKGVVEIHGDMSNLSTFQTKLASVMDILTKAAVAEFNKLVGEGSPQSADLSSEMSSQAENDSPKKVLESEFLALVMGILTKEAREKIGRLVEEGSAALHLEGSQSRRENEVLKRKLQLMESQLRTVRAHGEGRAPESSATTPSCSVGVQVGHEHGGQEIDVEEVCATESLTDESQHCEEDQAPQPSPAELNSDITDRNGYAVSDAERLSAVARAGPLVDHQYCAEVREPPCAPAENPPGKRGPRPAPNSEPNSAATGETGRGQRRRGGPRKRAGAQREAAGGPGAGGRARLGGGVGGGGGAGFRSQCSLNARQLAARGSEKRYGCSHCGKLFLKQSHVRAHQIPSRDGKPFRCSLCGGDFAVKCSLKLHQRTAHAGEKKLHRCSHCGKLFGTPGQLRTHQVVHTGVKQFRCAQCGKGFTAKTSLNKHQLAVHRGERPFPCDMCGRIFSQRSGLKGHQRIHTGEKPFECLDCGKSFRSSSSYKKHKVVHTREKAFCCEVCGKCFTASNNLKRHWLIHTGEKPFICTVCGKSYTQSSHLKVHQKTHSGGHASANSRVRVHKNILTEKKRHGCDKCGRTFAWESSFRAHLRTHTGEKPYRCDKCGASFTTAPNLARHQRIHTGEKPFRCGTCGRSFRQANNLKAHQQTHSEKKHFCDKCGKGFAHPRKLKDHKCVYV, from the exons ATGCTGATTCCTGCCATATTTAAAACTCAGTTGGCCTCTGTTATGGATCTGTTGGCTAAAGCGGTCGTGGTAGAAATGGAGAAACTTTTTGACGACTGTTTGTCCAGTTCTGTTAAGTTTCGACTGAAGATGTGCTCTAAGAACCAAAAGCCAAACAGTCAACTTATGGACTCCGAGTTTAGGACG GACCGGATGCTCTCTATTATGGAGACATTAACAAAAGAGGCAATGGAAAAAATCAACAAGCTCTTGGATCAAAGCCCTGCCATGATACAGTTGGAAAGGATCCCGTCTGTGTCCAGGGGAAGAGCCATGGAGGGCTCAGAAAACGCACTCCGCTGCTCGGTTGTTGTTCAGGTTGGAGAGGGATTCAGAAGGGCAGGAG TTTCAGAGGAGCGTCCTCCCACGTCCAGCCTGTGGAGCGATGGAGAGCCCTCGTCAGCGGAAGGGGAGACGACTCCGCGTCAGTCTGTCATCACGAGAGACCAG CCTCCACACACGGAAGAGCAGAAAGGGGAGTCCCCTCATGGGAAGGAGGGCAGAATTGGGGAAGAGGTCCCGAACGACGACTTGCAGGAACCCCTGACATTCAGGGAGAGGC ATGCAGTAAAGTCCGGTGCTGATGCTGGAGAGACATTGTCTAATGAACATGCTGAACGGTACACCGAGGAGCCTGGTGTACAGCCAACACCTTCAGAAAGCCAAGAGGAGTGCGTTTCACAGCCCTCACCTGTAAAATTAAACTCGGTCATCGACAATACCCACAATTCAACGCTTTCAACTGCGAAGAACACGAAGGCCCGCCGGGAAGCGAGCAATGGAGAGAAACGGTTCCATTGCACCCAGTGCGGGAGGACCTTTTTAAAACGGTGTTACCTTAAAGCTCACCAGGTTGttcacacagaggagagaccGTTCAGCTGCGCGCAGTGCGGGAAGAGCTTCAGGTCAAAAATGAATCTCGGCGTGCATCAGCTGACGGTTCACAAAGGAGAGAAGCCGTTCGGTTGCGAACACTGCGGCAAGACGTTTGGGATGCGGAGTCATCTTAAAGCCCACCAGAGACTTTACACGGCAGAGACGCCGTTTAGCTGCTCCTTATGCGGAAAGGATTTCAGAGTGAAATGCGGCCTTAAGCTACATCGGCAAATGGCGCACGAAGGAGAGAGACCGTATCATTGCGCACAGTGCGAGAAGCTGTTCAGCACACCCAGTGAACTTAAAGCGCACCAAGTCGTGCACACGGGAGACAGGCCGTATAGTTGCACGAAGTGCGGGAAGGGTTTCACGGCGAAACGTAGCCTCAGTGTTCATCAGCTGACCGTGCATGACGGAGAAAGGCCACACAGCTGCGATAGGTGTGGAAAGAGCTGCGGCACGAAAAGTGGTCTCAAGACGCACCAGAGGcttcacacaggagagaaaccgtaTCAGTGTTTCGAATGCGGGAAGAGTTTCAGCCACCAAACCTCGTGGAAGACCCATCAGGTGGTTCACACGAGAGAGAAGGCCTTCTGCTGCGACGTGTGCGGGAAGAGCTTCAGCATTTTGTCGAACCTGCACAGGCACCAGCGGACGCACACCGGAGAAAAGGCCTTCAGCTGTGCGGTGTGCGGCAAGAATTTCACCCAGGCCAGTCATCTGAAAGTGCACCAGACAATTCACACCGGAGAGAAACGGTTCGCGTGCGAAACGTGCGGGAAGCGCTTCAGTCAGAAGAGTGCGCTCAAATCGCACCGGAGAGTTCACACGGGAGAGAAACCGTACACTTGCGACACCTGTGGACAGAGTTACAGCTCCGCGAGCTATTTCAGCAGACACAAACTGattcacacaggagagaaactgCACAGCTGTACCGAGTGTGGGAAGACCTTCACGCGGGAGAGCAGTCTTTATTTacacaaacgcactcacacTGGGGAGAAACCGTACGGCTGCAATGAATGCGAGGCAAGCTTCAGCCTGGTGCAGAACCTCAGACGCCATCAGCAGATACACACGGGAGAGAAACCGTTCAGCTGCGCCACGTGTGGAAAGTGGTTCAGACAAGCTAATAACCTTAAAGCACATGAACAAATTCACATGGGTGAGAGAGGACACACCTGTGACAAGTGTGGGAGGAGTTTTGCGTGCTCGAGGAAACTCAAAGAACACAAGTGTGTTTGCTTGATTAGTAACCTCGAAGATCTCAAA TTAATTAATAAAGGCGTTGTTGAAATTCACGGCGATATGTCGAATCTTAGTACATTTCAGACTAAGTTAGCTTCTGTTATGGATATACTGACTAAAGCGGCCGTGGCAGAATTTAATAAACTTGTTGGTGAAGGTTCCCCTCAGTCTGCTGACTTGAGTTCTGAGATGTCGAGTCAGGCTGAAAACGATTCTCCAAAGAAAGTGTTGGAGAGCGAGTTTCTAGCG tTAGTCATGGGGATCCTGACAAAAGAGGCGCGGGAGAAAATCGGCAGACTCGTGGAGGAGGGCTCTGCGGCGCTGCACCTGGAGGGGTCCCAGAGTCGGAGGGAGAACGAGGTCCTGAAGAGGAAGCTGCAGCTGATGGAGAGCCAGCTGAGGACAGTGAGAGCGCACGGGGAGGGGAGAGCACCGGAGAGCTCAGCGACCACTCCCAGCTGCTCTGTGGGAGTCCAGGTTGGCCACGAGCACGGGGGACAGGAAatag ATGTAGAAGAGGTCTGTGCTACGGAGAGTCTGACCGATGAGAGCCAGCACTGTGAGGAGGACCAGGCCCCACAGCCCAGTCCAGCGGAGTTAAACTCTGACATCACCGATCGAAACGGATACGCTGTGAGTG ATGCAGAGCGTTTGAGTGCCGTTGCCCGGGCGGGCCCCCTCGTGGATCACCAGTACTGCGCAGAGGTGCGTGAGCCGCCATGCGCCCCTGCCGAAAACCCGCCGGGGAAACGGGGCCCCCGGCCCGCTCCGAACTCGGAACCGAACTCGGCCGCCACGGGCGAAACGGGGCGTGGCcagcggaggagggggggcccGAGGAAGAGGGCGGGCGCTCAGCGGGAGGCCGCGGGGGGGCCTGGAGCGGGCGGCCGTGCACGACTTGGCGGCGGTgttggcggcggcgggggcgcggGCTTCAGGTCCCAGTGCAGTCTGAACGCCCGCCAGCTCGCCGCGCGCGGGTCGGAGAAGCGCTACGGCTGCTCGCACTGTGGCAAGCTCTTCCTGAAGCAGAGCCACGTCCGGGCGCACCAGATCCCGTCCCGGGACGGGAAGCCGTTCCGCTGCTCGCTGTGCGGCGGGGACTTCGCCGTCAAGTGCAGCCTGAAGCTGCACCAGCGGACGGCGCACGCGGGAGAGAAGAAGCTGCACCGCTGCTCGCACTGCGGGAAGCTCTTCGGCACGCCGGGGCAGCTCAGGACGCACCAGGTCGTTCACACGGGCGTCAAGCAGTTCCGCTGCGCGCAGTGCGGGAAGGGCTTCACGGCGAAGACCAGCCTCAACAAACACCAGCTGGCGGTCCACAGGGGGGAGAGGCCCTTCCCGTGCGACATGTGCGGCAGGATTTTCAGCCAGAGGAGCGGCCTCAAGGGCCACCAGAGGATACACACGGGGGAGAAGCCCTTCGAATGCCTCGACTGCGGGAAGAGCTTCCGCTCCAGCAGTTCGTACAAAAAGCACAAGGTGGTCCACACGAGGGAGAAGGCGTTTTGCTGCGAGGTGTGCGGCAAGTGTTTCACCGCCTCGAACAACCTGAAGAGGCACTGGTTGATACACACAGGGGAGAAGCCGTTCATCTGCACGGTGTGCGGGAAGAGTTACACTCAGTCCAGCCATCTGAAGGTGCACCAGAAAACGCACTCGGGAGGACACGCTTCCGCGAATTCCCGCGTCCGCGTCCATAAGAACATTCTCACGGAGAAGAAGCGGCACGGTTGTGATAAGTGCGGAAGGACCTTCGCGTGGGAAAGCAGCTTCCGTGCGCACCTGCGCACTCACACGGGCGAGAAACCGTACCGTTGCGACAAGTGCGGCGCAAGTTTTACCACCGCGCCCAATCTGGCGCGACATCAGCGAATACACACGGGGGAGAAGCCGTTCAGGTGCGGCACGTGCGGGAGGAGTTTCAGACAAGCGAACAATCTCAAAGCGCACCAGCAGACGCATTCCGAAAAGAAGCACTTCTGCGATAAATGCGGGAAGGGTTTTGCTCATCCACGAAAACTTAAAGACCACAAATGCGTGTATGTTTGA